In the Silurus meridionalis isolate SWU-2019-XX chromosome 6, ASM1480568v1, whole genome shotgun sequence genome, one interval contains:
- the LOC124388035 gene encoding BTB/POZ domain-containing protein KCTD1 — protein sequence MFMDNRSNMSRPMITRSPASPLSNQGIPTPAQLTKSNAPVHIDVGGHMYTSSLATLTKYPESRIGRLFDGTEPIVLDSLKQHYFIDRDGHMFRYILNFLRTSKLLIPDDFKDFSLLYEEARYFQLQPMLVELERWRHERELNRISCPCECVVVRVAPDLGERITLSGDKALIEDIFPEIGDVMCNSVNAGWNHDSTHVIRFPLNGYCHLNSVQVLERLQQRGFEIVGSCGGGVDSSQFSEYVLRRELRRSQRGLQTNRIKQEQLD from the exons GATAACCGCTCCAACATGTCCAGGCCGATGATCACCAGGTCTCCAGCGTCACCTCTCAGCAATCAGGGCATCCCGACTCCAGCGCAGCTCACCAAGTCCAACGCGCCTGTGCACATCGATGTGGGCGGCCACATGTACACCAGCAGCCTCGCCACCCTCACCAAGTACCCCGAATCCAG AATTGGCCGTCTTTTCGATGGCACGGAGCCCATTGTTCTGGACAGCCTGAAGCAACACTACTTCATTGACAGGGATGGTCACATGTTCCGCTACATCCTCAACTTCCTCAGGACGTCCAAGCTCCTCATCCCTGACGACTTCAAA GACTTCAGCCTGTTGTACGAGGAGGCGCGGTACTTCCAGCTGCAGCCGATGCTGGTGGAACTGGAGCGCTGGCGTCACGAGCGGGAGCTCAACCGCATCTCGTGTCCGTGCGAGTGCGTGGTGGTGCGGGTGGCGCCCGACCTGGGGGAGCGCATCACGCTGAGCGGAGACAAGGCCCTCATCGAAGACATTTTCCCAGAGATCGGCGACGTCATGTGCAACTCTGTGAACGCCGGCTGGAACCATGACTCCACACACGTCATCCGATTCCCTCTAAATGGCTACTGCCATCTCAACTCCGTTCAG GTCCTGGAACGACTACAGCAGCGCGGGTTCGAGATCGTAGGCTCATGCGGTGGCGGCGTCGACTCGTCTCAGTTCAGCGAGTACGTGCTGCGGCGAGAGCTCCGGAGATCTCAGCGAGGACTCCAGACGAACAGGATAAAACAAGAACAGCTGGACTAG